GATCTCGCGCTGATCAAGGGCGATCCCGGTGAGCGGCGCCGTTTCCTCGACGAGCTGATCACCGCGCGCTCCCCGCGGATGGCGGGCGTGCGCTCGGACTACGAGCGGGTGCTCAAGCAGCGCAACACGCTCCTCAAGTCGGCTGCGCTCGCCCGACGGCACGGCGGCCGCTCCATGGACCTGTCGACCCTCGACGTGTGGGACCAGCACCTCGCGCGCGTGGGCGCCGAGCTGCTCGCCCAGCGCCTCGACCTGGTCGCCGCGATCCAGCCGCTCGCCGACAAGGCGTACGAGCAGCTGGCGCCCGGCGGCGGTCCTGTGGCCCTGGAGTACAAGCCGTCCGCGCCCGGTGAGGCACACACGCGTGAGGACCTCTACGGGCAGTTGATGGCCGCGCTCGCGGACGTTCGCAAGCAGGAGATCGAGCGGGGCGTGACCCTGGTGGGCCCGCATCGGGACGACGTGGTTCTCAAACTCGGTCAGCTGCCCGCCAAGGGGTACGCCTCCCACGGCGAGTCCTGGTCGTACGCGCTGGCGCTGCGGCTGGCCTCGTACGACCTGCTGAGGGCCGAGGGCAACGAGCCGGTGCTGGTCCTGGACGACGTCTTCGCGGAGCTGGACGCCCGTCGGCGGGAGCGGCTGGCCGAGCTGGTGGCACCCGGCGAGCAGGTGCTGGTGACGGCGGCGGTCGACGACGACGTACCGCATGTGCTCGCGGGAGCCAGGTACGCCGTGGCCGAGGGGACGGTGGAGCGCCTGTGACCGCGGACGAGCCTGCGAAGCGGGTCCCCGAGCCGTCCGGCGTCGACCTCGCGCGGGTGGCGCTCAGGGCGGCCCGCGAGCAGGCACGCGCGCGTGGGGACGCGGCTCAGCAGAAGAAGCAGGCGCGGCGCGGCGGCGGCCTGCGCTCCGGCGCGCGCGCGGACGGCCGCGACCCCATGGCGCTGGGCGCGGCGATCAACCGGCTGCTCAACGAGCGCGGGTGGGAGGCGCCGGCGGCGGTGGGCGGTGTGATGGGCCGGTGGCCGCAGATCGTCGGCGAGGACGTGGCCAAGCACTGCGTGCCGGAGAAGTACGACGAGGAAGAGCGGGCGCTGATCGTGCGCTGCGACTCCACGGCCTGGGCGACGAACCTGCGGCTGCTCGCGCCGACGCTCGTCGCACGCCTCAACGAGGATCTGGGCCACGGGACGGTGCGGCAGATCAAGGTGCTCGGTCCCAACGGCCCCGCACGCCGCTACGGCCCCCTCAGGGCCCCTGGGAGCACCGGTCCCGGCGATACCTACGGGTGACGTGCGTCACGCTTTCCGAGGCCGGGAGGGTCCTGCGGGGACCGCCCGGCCTTTGTTCTGTGTGCCCGCGTGCGGGTGCGAATTCGGACCTGACTCCCAAGTAGCCAAGGGTTGACACCCGGAAGCGCTGAGTGCCTCCGTGAGCCTCTTGGAGCCCCCTTCCGTATATCGGGACCCGGAAGAGACCGGTTGAGGGCGGCACATGCGGACTCAGGTACCGGCAAACCCCCATCAGTGTCAGTGCTACCGGTAGACTGGAAGCCAATCCCGCCCCGAACGTGGGGACCGCCCGGGAGAAGCTGAGCAACGCTGATCAAGGCTTACCAACGCAACATGCCGCAGCCGCTCCGGCAACCTGCCGACGAGCCTGGCTGGTGCTGTGCCAGAAAGGGCGCTTCGTGGCCGATTCCGGCAACCCCAACGAGAACATCCCGTCCACCGACGCCGGCGCGAGCGGCGGGGCAGCCGCCTCGACCAGCGAGGTCACCACCTCGTACGACGCCAGCGCCATTACCGTCCTCGAGGGTCTGGACGCGGTCCGTAAGCGACCCGGTATGTACATCGGCTCGACCGGCGAGCGCGGTCTGCACCACCTCGTGTACGAGGTCGTCGACAACTCGGTCGACGAGGCGCTGGCGGGCCACGCGGACACCATCGACGTGACGATCCTGGCCGACGGCGGTGTCCGTGTCATCGACAACGGCCGCGGTATCCCGGTGGGCATCGTGGCGTCCGAGGGCAAGCCGGCCCTCGAGGTCGTGCTGACCGTGCTGCACGCGGGCGGCAAGTTCGGCGGCGGCGGCTACGCGGTCTCCGGTGGTCTGCACGGCGTCGGCGTCTCGGTCGTGAACGCCCTGTCGAGCAAGGTCGCGGTCGAGGTCAAGACCGACGGCCACCGCCACACGCAGGACTACAAGATGGGCGTTCCGACGGCCCCGCTCGTCAAGCACGAGGCCACGAACGAGACGGGCACCTCGGTCACCTTCTGGGCCGACGCCGACATCTTCGAGACCACGGAGTACTCCTTCGAGACGCTCTCGCGGCGCTTCCAGGAGATGGCGTTCCTCAACAAGGGTCTGACCATCAAGCTCACCGACGAGCGCGAGTCGGCGAAGGCCACCGCCGGGGCGGACGAGGCGGGTGCGGACGAGAAGGACGAGGTCAAGACCGTCACGTACCACTACGAGGGCGGCATCGTCGACTTCGTGAAGTACCTCAACTCCCGCAAGGGCGACGTGGTGCACCCGACGGTGATCGACCTCGAGGCGGAGGACAAGGAGAAGAGCCTCTCCCTCGAAGTCGCCATGCAGTGGAACAGCGGTTACAGCGAGGGTGTGTACTCCTTCGCCAACATCATCCACACGCATGAGGGCGGCACGCACGAGGAGGGCTTCCGCTCGGCGCTGACGAACCTGGTCAACAAGTACGCGCGGGACAAGAAGCTGCTGCGCGAGAAGGACGACAACCTCACGGGTGACGACATCCGCGAGGGTCTGACGGCGATCATCTCCGTCAAGCTGAGCGAGCCTCAGTTCGAGGGCCAGACGAAGACCAAGCTGGGCAACACGGAGGCGAAGACCTTCGTCCAGAAGGCGGTCTACGAGCACCTCAACGACTGGCTGGACCGCAACCCGGTGGAGGCGGCGGACATCGTCCGCAAGGGCATCCAGGCGGCCACCGCGCGCGTGGCGGCCCGCAAGGCCCGCGACCTGACCCGCCGCAAGGGTCTGCTGGAGTCGGCGTCCCTGCCGGGCAAGCTCTCCGACTGCCAGTCGAACGACCCCATCAAGTGCGAGATCTTCATCGTCGAGGGTGACTCCGCCGGCGGCTCGGCCAAGTCCGGCCGCAACCCGCAGTACCAGGCGATCCTCCCGATCCGAGGCAAGATCCTCAACGTCGAGAAGGCGCGGATCGACAAGATCCTCCAGAACCAGGAGATCCAGGCGCTGATCTCCGCCTTCGGCACCGGTGTGCACGAGGACTTCGACATCTCGAAGCTCCGCTATCACAAGATCATCCTGATGGCGGACGCCGACGTCGACGGCCAGCACATCAACACCCTGCTGCTGACCTTCCTGTTCCGCTTCATGCGGCCGCTGGTCGAGGCCGGGCACGTGTTCCTCTCCCGTCCCCCGCTCTACAAGATCAAGTGGGGCCGGGAGGACATCGAGTACGCGTACTCCGACCGGGAGCGCGACGCGCTGCTCGAGATGGGCCGCCAGCGCGGCAAGCGCGTGCGCGAGGACTCGATCCAGCGCTTCAAGGGCCTCGGTGAGATGAACGCCGAGGAACTGCGCATCACGACCATGGACCAGGAGCACCGCGTCCTCGGCCAGGTCACCCTCGACGACGCCGCCCAGGCCGACGACCTGTTCTCGGTCCTGATGGGCGAGGACGTCGAAGCGCGCCGCGCCTTCATCCAGCGCAACGCCAAGGACGTCCGTTTCCTCGACATCTGAGTCGGTCTCAGCTGACCGCACCAGAAAGGATTCTCACCAGCAATGACCGACGAGAACACTCCCGTCACCCCTGAAGAGGGCGGCGACGTCGTGATGCGCATCGAGCCCGTCGGGCTCGAGACGGAAATGCAGCGCTCGTACCTCGACTACGCGATGTCCGTCATCGTCTCCCGCGCGCTGCCGGACGTCCGCGACGGTCTCAAGCCCGTCCACCGCCGCGTCCTGTACGCCATGTACGACGGCGGCTACCGGCCCGA
The sequence above is a segment of the Streptomyces asoensis genome. Coding sequences within it:
- the recF gene encoding DNA replication/repair protein RecF (All proteins in this family for which functions are known are DNA-binding proteins that assist the filamentation of RecA onto DNA for the initiation of recombination or recombinational repair.), which translates into the protein MHVTHLSLADFRSYARVEVPLDSGVTSFVGPNGQGKTNLVEAVGYLATLGSHRVASDAPLVRMGADRAIIRAQIRQGERQQLVELELNPGKANRARINRSSQVRPRDVLGIVRTVLFAPEDLALIKGDPGERRRFLDELITARSPRMAGVRSDYERVLKQRNTLLKSAALARRHGGRSMDLSTLDVWDQHLARVGAELLAQRLDLVAAIQPLADKAYEQLAPGGGPVALEYKPSAPGEAHTREDLYGQLMAALADVRKQEIERGVTLVGPHRDDVVLKLGQLPAKGYASHGESWSYALALRLASYDLLRAEGNEPVLVLDDVFAELDARRRERLAELVAPGEQVLVTAAVDDDVPHVLAGARYAVAEGTVERL
- a CDS encoding DUF721 domain-containing protein; this encodes MTADEPAKRVPEPSGVDLARVALRAAREQARARGDAAQQKKQARRGGGLRSGARADGRDPMALGAAINRLLNERGWEAPAAVGGVMGRWPQIVGEDVAKHCVPEKYDEEERALIVRCDSTAWATNLRLLAPTLVARLNEDLGHGTVRQIKVLGPNGPARRYGPLRAPGSTGPGDTYG
- the gyrB gene encoding DNA topoisomerase (ATP-hydrolyzing) subunit B, translated to MLCQKGRFVADSGNPNENIPSTDAGASGGAAASTSEVTTSYDASAITVLEGLDAVRKRPGMYIGSTGERGLHHLVYEVVDNSVDEALAGHADTIDVTILADGGVRVIDNGRGIPVGIVASEGKPALEVVLTVLHAGGKFGGGGYAVSGGLHGVGVSVVNALSSKVAVEVKTDGHRHTQDYKMGVPTAPLVKHEATNETGTSVTFWADADIFETTEYSFETLSRRFQEMAFLNKGLTIKLTDERESAKATAGADEAGADEKDEVKTVTYHYEGGIVDFVKYLNSRKGDVVHPTVIDLEAEDKEKSLSLEVAMQWNSGYSEGVYSFANIIHTHEGGTHEEGFRSALTNLVNKYARDKKLLREKDDNLTGDDIREGLTAIISVKLSEPQFEGQTKTKLGNTEAKTFVQKAVYEHLNDWLDRNPVEAADIVRKGIQAATARVAARKARDLTRRKGLLESASLPGKLSDCQSNDPIKCEIFIVEGDSAGGSAKSGRNPQYQAILPIRGKILNVEKARIDKILQNQEIQALISAFGTGVHEDFDISKLRYHKIILMADADVDGQHINTLLLTFLFRFMRPLVEAGHVFLSRPPLYKIKWGREDIEYAYSDRERDALLEMGRQRGKRVREDSIQRFKGLGEMNAEELRITTMDQEHRVLGQVTLDDAAQADDLFSVLMGEDVEARRAFIQRNAKDVRFLDI